In Deinococcus proteolyticus MRP, a single genomic region encodes these proteins:
- a CDS encoding ATP-dependent helicase, whose amino-acid sequence MSTRNASARRRPHGAALPGTVTLTRVKADAPPQDLLSQLNEQQAAAADHFTGPALVIAGAGSGKTRTLIYRIAHLINHYGVDAGEILAVTFTNKAAAEMRERAGRLVPEADRLWMSTFHSAGVRILRAYGEHIGLKRGFVIYDDDDQLDILKQITGGMSGFGPDTNLRAVRGLIDRAKSNLETPAQMERSGEPYLAGIPRELMAETYRQYEARKKAQNAIDFGDLITETVRLFQEVPAVLDKVQNRARFIHVDEYQDTNKAQYELTRLLASRDSNLLVVGDPDQSIYRFRGADIQNILDFQKDYPDAKVYRLESNYRSSANVLTAANRLIENNAERLDKTLRPVKEGGHPVVFHRASDHRGEGDFVADWLTRLHGEGRSFSDMAVLYRTNAQSRVIEESLRRVGIPARIVGGVGFYDRREIKDILSYARLALNPADDVALRRIVGRPRRGIGDSSLARLLDWARANGVSVLEACARAEQDSVLERGANKATEFAALMAAMSEAADNYEPAPFLRFVMETSGYLDMLRQEGTEGQVRLENLEELISAAEEWSQENQGTIGDFLDDAALVASVDDMRAAQENKGVPEDAVTLMTLHNAKGLEFPVVFIVGVEEGLLPSRNSLNERGGIEEERRLFYVGITRAMERLFLTAAENRMQYGRTNAAEDSRFLEEIGQDFETWNSFGQPVDYKQKTWKDFRPAAVPQVSAVKNTSPLTGAMAYRGGEKVKHPKFGEGQVLAVAGVGDKQEVTVHFASVGNKKLLVKFANLQPA is encoded by the coding sequence ATGTCCACGCGTAACGCAAGTGCCCGCAGGCGGCCTCACGGTGCTGCGCTGCCCGGCACTGTTACACTGACCCGCGTGAAAGCCGACGCTCCCCCCCAGGACCTTCTCTCGCAGCTCAACGAACAGCAGGCCGCCGCAGCCGACCACTTTACCGGCCCCGCCCTGGTCATTGCGGGTGCCGGTAGCGGTAAGACCCGCACCCTGATTTACCGTATCGCTCACCTGATAAATCACTACGGCGTGGACGCTGGCGAGATTCTGGCCGTCACCTTTACCAACAAGGCGGCAGCCGAGATGCGTGAGCGTGCCGGCCGCCTGGTCCCCGAGGCGGACCGGCTCTGGATGAGCACCTTTCACTCGGCCGGAGTACGGATTTTGCGGGCATACGGTGAACATATCGGCCTCAAGCGCGGCTTTGTCATCTACGACGACGATGACCAGCTGGACATTCTTAAGCAGATTACCGGCGGCATGTCGGGGTTTGGCCCCGATACCAACCTGCGGGCGGTACGCGGCCTGATTGACCGGGCCAAAAGCAATCTGGAAACGCCTGCCCAGATGGAGCGGAGCGGTGAGCCATATCTGGCCGGCATTCCCCGGGAGCTGATGGCAGAAACTTACCGCCAGTACGAAGCGCGCAAGAAAGCCCAGAATGCCATCGACTTTGGCGACCTGATTACCGAGACGGTGCGGCTATTTCAGGAAGTGCCCGCTGTGCTGGACAAGGTGCAGAACCGCGCCCGCTTTATCCATGTGGACGAGTACCAGGACACCAACAAGGCCCAGTATGAGCTGACCCGACTGCTGGCCTCACGCGACAGCAACCTGCTGGTGGTAGGCGACCCGGACCAGAGCATCTACCGCTTCCGAGGGGCTGACATCCAGAACATTCTGGATTTCCAGAAGGATTACCCCGACGCCAAGGTGTACCGCCTTGAGAGCAACTACCGCTCCAGTGCCAACGTGCTTACTGCGGCCAACCGCCTGATTGAGAACAACGCCGAACGCCTGGACAAAACCCTGCGGCCGGTCAAAGAGGGCGGACACCCGGTCGTGTTCCACCGCGCTTCCGACCACCGGGGTGAGGGTGACTTTGTGGCCGACTGGCTGACCCGTCTGCATGGCGAGGGCCGGAGCTTCTCCGACATGGCGGTTCTGTACCGCACCAACGCCCAGTCGCGGGTCATCGAGGAGTCGCTGCGGCGGGTAGGCATTCCGGCCCGCATCGTGGGCGGGGTGGGCTTCTACGACCGGCGTGAAATCAAAGACATCCTGTCGTACGCCCGCTTGGCCCTCAACCCGGCTGACGATGTGGCGCTGCGGCGTATTGTCGGCCGGCCGCGCCGTGGTATCGGGGACAGTTCTCTGGCCCGGCTGCTGGACTGGGCGCGGGCCAACGGAGTTTCTGTGCTGGAAGCTTGCGCCCGCGCTGAGCAGGACTCGGTGCTGGAACGTGGAGCGAACAAGGCCACCGAGTTTGCGGCCTTGATGGCGGCCATGAGTGAGGCGGCGGACAACTACGAGCCCGCCCCCTTTCTCCGTTTTGTGATGGAAACCAGCGGCTACTTGGACATGCTGCGCCAGGAAGGCACCGAAGGACAGGTGCGGCTGGAGAACTTGGAGGAACTTATCAGTGCCGCCGAGGAATGGTCGCAGGAAAATCAGGGCACCATCGGCGATTTTCTGGACGACGCGGCCCTGGTGGCCAGCGTGGACGACATGCGCGCTGCACAGGAGAATAAGGGGGTCCCTGAAGACGCCGTCACCCTGATGACCCTGCACAACGCCAAGGGCCTGGAATTCCCGGTGGTCTTTATCGTTGGAGTGGAGGAGGGCCTACTGCCCAGCCGCAACTCGCTGAATGAGCGCGGCGGAATTGAGGAGGAGCGGCGGCTGTTCTACGTGGGGATTACCCGTGCGATGGAGCGCCTGTTCCTGACCGCTGCCGAGAACCGAATGCAGTATGGCCGCACCAACGCCGCCGAGGACAGCCGCTTTCTGGAAGAAATTGGGCAGGACTTTGAAACCTGGAATTCTTTTGGGCAGCCAGTGGATTACAAGCAGAAAACCTGGAAAGACTTCCGCCCGGCTGCCGTTCCCCAGGTGTCGGCTGTCAAGAACACCAGCCCACTGACCGGAGCCATGGCGTACCGCGGCGGCGAGAAGGTCAAGCATCCCAAGTTCGGGGAAGGGCAGGTGCTCGCTGTGGCTGGTGTGGGCGATAAGCAGGAAGTCACGGTGCACTTTGCCAGCGTGGGCAACAAGAAGCTGCTGGTCAAGTTCGCCAACTTGCAGCCGGCCTGA
- the rapZ gene encoding RNase adapter RapZ, with amino-acid sequence MPFVIVSGLSGSGKSSLLRTLEDSAYLITDNLPPALWLNMYELAQAQGIQNVAVSADARTRAFLHDLDDSFRELSFRAPDVRMIFLEAADEVLLKRYNLSRREHPLGENLLLDFARERDLLAPLRALADTVIDTTELTVPELSQRITGLLKTDRRFELRLMSFGFKHAPPRDVDLVLDVRSLPNPYYEPELRPLTGLDTRVAGHVFATEDAEDFYQQVKAFVTTAAERAERAGRHGYSVGIGCTGGQHRSVAVTERLAQELRDLNAELILHRDMPSVTEAPLGEGAGGGTK; translated from the coding sequence ATGCCGTTCGTTATCGTGTCGGGCCTGTCGGGAAGTGGCAAGAGTTCTCTGCTCAGAACGCTGGAGGACTCTGCTTATCTCATTACCGACAACCTTCCCCCAGCCCTCTGGCTGAACATGTACGAACTGGCACAGGCACAGGGGATTCAGAATGTCGCGGTCAGCGCTGATGCCCGTACCCGCGCATTCCTCCATGACCTGGATGACAGCTTCAGGGAACTTTCGTTCAGGGCGCCGGATGTCCGCATGATTTTTCTGGAAGCGGCGGACGAGGTGCTGCTCAAGCGGTACAACCTTTCGCGCCGTGAACATCCTTTGGGTGAGAACCTGCTGCTGGATTTTGCCCGTGAACGCGACCTGCTTGCGCCGCTGCGCGCTTTGGCCGACACGGTCATTGACACCACTGAGCTGACGGTCCCCGAGCTGTCACAGCGCATCACGGGTCTCCTCAAGACCGACCGCCGCTTCGAGCTGCGGCTGATGAGTTTCGGCTTTAAACACGCGCCACCCCGCGACGTGGACCTGGTACTGGATGTCCGGAGTCTGCCCAATCCCTACTACGAGCCGGAGTTGCGTCCTCTGACAGGCCTGGATACGCGTGTGGCAGGGCATGTGTTCGCCACCGAGGACGCGGAAGACTTCTACCAGCAGGTCAAGGCTTTTGTCACCACGGCTGCTGAGCGGGCCGAGCGGGCTGGGCGCCACGGGTATTCGGTCGGCATAGGCTGTACGGGAGGACAGCATCGCTCGGTGGCAGTGACGGAGCGGCTGGCCCAGGAACTCAGGGACTTAAACGCCGAACTGATTCTCCACCGTGATATGCCTAGTGTGACAGAAGCGCCCCTGGGGGAAGGGGCAGGAGGGGGAACCAAATGA
- a CDS encoding gluconeogenesis factor YvcK family protein, with protein MLASILGALSLLAFAWMGPLRGLISGMAYQLQLWLLPGIPLPWLLGLISLIAALALGAYSILQMNRTLLRAAGMEPEHAAEQIYVQHTLSRGPRIVAVGGGTGLSNLLRGLKHHSSNLTAVVTVADDGGSSGQLRQSLNMIAPGDLTDCYAALSKHPALSQLLLHRFGRGEGLEGHTFGNLLLATLSEERGGLAPALGDLHEILRMQGKVYPATTVPTTLLAQLSDGRVVRGESRLSAELGVATVQKVMLDPPELPAVPEVIEAIEQAELIVLGPGSLFTSILPVLLVPEVGDALRRTPARLVYVASLMTEPGETDGLSLTDHFHTITRHLGRSPDWLLLNDRPLTFAMLEHYAREGAEPLFFGAESRKLKSRLRYAPLLDFSAAPLVNHDSALLAQAILTLYEETLRREAQNQSPVP; from the coding sequence ATGTTGGCCTCTATTTTGGGGGCTCTCAGCCTGCTGGCTTTCGCCTGGATGGGTCCACTGCGCGGCCTGATTTCGGGTATGGCCTATCAGCTTCAGCTGTGGTTACTGCCTGGAATTCCGCTGCCCTGGTTACTGGGACTGATTTCATTGATTGCCGCCCTGGCGCTAGGAGCCTACAGCATCTTGCAGATGAACCGGACCTTGCTCCGGGCTGCTGGAATGGAACCGGAACACGCGGCTGAACAAATCTATGTGCAGCACACCCTCAGCCGTGGTCCCCGAATCGTGGCTGTGGGTGGGGGGACGGGGCTGTCTAACCTGCTGCGGGGCCTCAAGCATCACAGCAGCAACCTGACCGCTGTGGTCACGGTGGCTGATGATGGCGGCTCCAGCGGACAGCTGCGTCAGAGCCTGAACATGATTGCACCGGGTGACCTAACCGACTGCTACGCTGCCTTGTCTAAGCATCCTGCGCTCAGCCAGCTGCTGCTGCACCGCTTTGGGCGCGGCGAAGGGCTAGAGGGCCATACCTTCGGCAACCTGTTGCTGGCGACCTTGAGTGAGGAGCGCGGCGGTCTGGCTCCAGCACTGGGTGACCTGCACGAAATTCTGCGGATGCAGGGCAAAGTCTACCCGGCCACCACCGTCCCGACCACTTTGCTGGCGCAGCTGAGTGATGGCCGAGTCGTTAGGGGTGAAAGTCGGCTGTCCGCTGAACTCGGCGTGGCTACTGTGCAGAAGGTCATGCTTGACCCCCCCGAGTTACCGGCCGTCCCGGAAGTGATTGAGGCCATTGAGCAGGCTGAACTGATCGTTTTGGGCCCCGGCAGCCTCTTCACTAGCATTTTGCCGGTCCTGTTGGTACCGGAGGTGGGCGACGCTCTTCGCCGCACACCCGCCCGGCTGGTTTATGTTGCCAGTCTGATGACCGAACCTGGTGAAACCGATGGCCTCAGCCTGACAGACCATTTCCATACCATCACACGCCATCTGGGACGTTCGCCGGACTGGCTGCTGCTTAATGACCGTCCGCTCACCTTCGCCATGCTGGAGCACTATGCCCGCGAGGGAGCAGAGCCTCTGTTTTTCGGCGCTGAGAGCCGCAAACTGAAGAGTCGACTGCGCTATGCACCACTGCTGGATTTTTCCGCAGCTCCGCTGGTCAATCATGACTCCGCACTGCTGGCTCAGGCCATACTTACCCTCTACGAAGAGACTTTACGGCGTGAGGCCCAGAACCAGTCCCCAGTTCCCTGA
- a CDS encoding S-layer homology domain-containing protein has protein sequence MRKSIIAATLAMTVGVAGAQAGGGYADNTQYVAPTTTAAPTSGSVVLTDVPAGHWARDAVEAIVKAGLIQGFPDGTFRGNENLTRYQAAMIFHRLLQSGALSGSDISDEDLLVITRGMQEVSTELAAISSRLTDVERLTVEQQARIDAIEAAIEDMDTGDTSALVARIDALEARIAQLEGAAVTVPTSPAPVVETPTTGTDIVIGTPDTVVTPTTGNMYAGIGAGYYPKSGQLGNTTDYDCISPLHSARQVADPATGVTNQNLVPWCGSVLGTVGTTNVYGPVGARVNVEYIPGRDNAVAADVNATVGTDLGLVQPYAGAGVGVVLGKDRPATLGTQNSATDIYANLLGGADFKVTPNVGLFAEANGKYYFSSNTTVAQGATGNTGDIYDNATSNNTGGLGFGARAGVKLFF, from the coding sequence ATGCGTAAATCCATTATTGCGGCCACCCTGGCCATGACCGTTGGCGTTGCTGGAGCCCAGGCTGGCGGCGGCTATGCCGACAACACCCAGTACGTTGCCCCCACCACCACTGCTGCTCCTACCAGCGGCTCCGTGGTGCTGACCGACGTGCCCGCTGGCCACTGGGCCCGTGACGCCGTTGAAGCCATCGTCAAGGCTGGCCTGATTCAGGGCTTCCCCGACGGTACCTTCCGTGGCAACGAAAACCTGACCCGTTACCAGGCTGCCATGATCTTCCACCGTCTGCTGCAGAGCGGCGCCCTGAGCGGCTCCGATATCAGCGACGAAGACCTGCTGGTGATCACTCGCGGTATGCAGGAAGTCAGCACCGAGCTGGCCGCCATCAGCAGCCGTCTGACCGACGTGGAGCGTCTGACTGTTGAGCAGCAGGCCCGCATTGATGCCATTGAAGCTGCCATCGAAGACATGGACACCGGCGACACCAGCGCTCTGGTGGCCCGTATCGACGCTCTGGAAGCCCGCATCGCTCAGCTGGAAGGCGCTGCTGTCACCGTTCCTACGAGCCCCGCTCCTGTTGTCGAAACCCCCACCACTGGCACCGACATCGTGATCGGCACCCCTGATACCGTGGTGACCCCCACCACTGGCAACATGTACGCCGGCATCGGTGCTGGTTACTACCCCAAGAGCGGTCAGCTGGGCAACACCACCGATTACGACTGCATTAGCCCGCTGCACAGTGCACGTCAGGTTGCGGATCCGGCTACTGGTGTGACCAACCAGAACCTGGTGCCCTGGTGCGGTAGCGTCCTGGGTACTGTTGGTACCACTAACGTCTACGGTCCTGTGGGTGCCCGCGTGAATGTGGAGTACATCCCCGGCCGTGATAACGCCGTCGCTGCTGACGTGAACGCCACTGTGGGCACCGATCTTGGTTTGGTTCAGCCCTACGCTGGCGCTGGTGTAGGCGTGGTTCTCGGTAAGGACCGTCCCGCTACCCTCGGCACCCAGAATTCGGCCACGGATATCTACGCCAACCTGCTGGGCGGCGCGGACTTCAAGGTGACTCCTAACGTAGGTCTGTTCGCTGAGGCCAACGGCAAGTACTACTTCTCCAGCAACACCACCGTTGCTCAGGGTGCTACTGGCAACACCGGAGACATCTACGACAACGCCACCTCTAACAACACTGGTGGCCTGGGCTTCGGCGCCCGCGCTGGCGTCAAGCTGTTCTTCTAA
- a CDS encoding Rieske 2Fe-2S domain-containing protein yields MTDPGSPQRAQSGYRRLSRRSLLSYWWTLPVAGTLGTFGWLGLRAGRILTRKEKPGEPEYVPGAVQAIAPLADFPTEWHSLEFSYQGDLTIVLRLPQPVLGGISVGEQHFAAFSRRCTHQGCPVVMVRDQEVLALAYNYRAEDAKHPQLGCPCHYSVFDPLKAGEAVFGQATLPLPRIALEVRGEQLYAVGREEG; encoded by the coding sequence ATGACGGACCCAGGCTCTCCGCAGCGGGCGCAGTCAGGTTACCGCCGCCTAAGCCGACGTTCGCTGCTTAGCTACTGGTGGACCCTGCCGGTGGCCGGTACGCTGGGCACTTTCGGCTGGCTAGGCCTGCGTGCGGGGCGCATCCTGACGCGCAAGGAAAAGCCGGGCGAACCGGAGTACGTGCCTGGCGCAGTGCAGGCCATCGCGCCGCTGGCCGATTTCCCTACCGAGTGGCACAGTCTGGAATTCAGTTATCAGGGGGACTTGACCATAGTGCTGCGGCTTCCCCAGCCGGTGCTGGGCGGCATCAGCGTGGGCGAACAGCATTTCGCCGCCTTCTCCCGCCGCTGTACACACCAGGGCTGCCCAGTGGTGATGGTCCGTGACCAGGAGGTGCTGGCCCTGGCCTACAACTACCGTGCCGAGGATGCCAAACATCCGCAGTTGGGCTGCCCGTGTCATTACTCCGTCTTCGACCCTCTCAAAGCAGGCGAGGCCGTGTTCGGGCAGGCCACTTTGCCCCTGCCCCGCATCGCGCTGGAGGTCCGTGGGGAGCAGCTCTACGCTGTAGGCCGCGAAGAAGGCTGA
- a CDS encoding c-type cytochrome: MSLALMLLLGLMLAAALALVLLPFTRPVDDPLAAQRTQLEAQRDDLYAQLRAIPDTEEGDMARLPLEARAARVLRQLDELPATPPRPEAQGRSARLARAGWGAALLLTLAGALTVFPTWQRLGIGAAEAGQVTAAQQLPGLRASAQSAKTTASYNAWGDAAFQQGSYDEALRAYTESLKLEPRQPQPLRRLGTLLLNQGSMGNQPLSEQDAGQAFALIRTAASLAPDDPESQLLLGYALVKFGAEEEALTALERYRELDPQGRDADELISSIRSAQNSSSPALQVYSASCASCHGPAGNGGLGPSLRESNLTRDAAAQIIVQGKGSMPAFPELKGEQLSALLDLLQEWQPGGAQTSSPAQPSDRNSTVNNSMNNESAGSLSGNGLNTTGQGTASGSSAKEQP, translated from the coding sequence ATGAGCCTGGCCCTCATGTTGCTGCTCGGGCTGATGCTGGCCGCCGCCCTGGCGCTGGTGCTGCTACCCTTTACCCGCCCGGTAGACGACCCACTCGCTGCCCAGCGCACCCAGCTGGAAGCCCAGCGCGACGACCTCTATGCCCAGCTGCGTGCCATACCCGACACCGAGGAAGGCGACATGGCCCGGCTGCCGCTAGAAGCGCGGGCTGCCCGTGTCCTGCGCCAGCTGGACGAGCTACCGGCCACTCCACCTCGCCCGGAGGCGCAGGGGCGCTCGGCCCGCCTGGCGCGTGCGGGCTGGGGGGCGGCGCTGCTGCTTACGCTGGCCGGGGCACTGACCGTGTTCCCGACCTGGCAGCGGCTGGGCATCGGGGCCGCCGAAGCCGGCCAGGTGACGGCCGCCCAGCAGCTTCCCGGCCTGCGGGCCAGCGCCCAGTCAGCCAAGACCACTGCCAGCTACAACGCCTGGGGCGACGCGGCCTTCCAGCAGGGCAGCTATGACGAGGCGCTGCGGGCCTACACCGAGTCGCTCAAGCTGGAGCCGCGCCAGCCTCAGCCCCTGCGGCGCCTGGGCACGTTGCTGCTGAACCAGGGCAGCATGGGCAACCAGCCACTGAGCGAGCAGGACGCCGGGCAAGCTTTCGCACTCATCCGCACTGCGGCCAGCCTGGCCCCAGACGACCCCGAATCTCAGTTGCTGCTGGGGTATGCCCTGGTCAAGTTCGGTGCGGAGGAGGAAGCCCTCACAGCCCTGGAACGGTACCGCGAGCTGGATCCCCAAGGCCGCGACGCCGACGAACTTATCAGCTCCATTCGCAGTGCTCAGAACTCGTCCAGCCCAGCGCTGCAGGTTTACTCGGCCAGCTGCGCCAGCTGTCATGGCCCGGCCGGCAATGGGGGCCTGGGGCCTTCCTTACGCGAATCCAACCTCACACGCGACGCTGCCGCCCAAATCATTGTGCAGGGCAAAGGGAGTATGCCAGCTTTCCCTGAGTTGAAAGGAGAGCAGCTCAGCGCTCTGCTGGACCTGCTGCAAGAGTGGCAGCCCGGCGGCGCCCAGACCTCTAGCCCCGCTCAACCCAGCGACCGGAACAGTACCGTCAACAACAGCATGAACAACGAGAGTGCCGGCAGCCTGAGTGGAAATGGCCTGAACACGACTGGGCAAGGTACGGCCAGTGGAAGCAGTGCCAAGGAGCAGCCATGA
- a CDS encoding cytochrome c-type biogenesis protein, whose product MSRTWLRPLLLAGLLGLGTPTALAAAPALTAAEQARAEQLQDTLRCPICTGESINESSNDISREMRAEVERLVAQGLSDREVYDYFAARYGQLVLLDPPKQGANLVLWAGPLLALGAGGWWLLRTLLGHPQPAPATAQDTWTEEDPDLQPYLAQVQREARPPTRTDWRDKGGPA is encoded by the coding sequence GTGAGCCGGACATGGCTGCGGCCTCTGCTGCTGGCTGGGCTGCTGGGACTAGGCACGCCCACGGCCCTGGCAGCGGCCCCAGCCCTGACTGCAGCGGAGCAGGCGCGGGCCGAGCAGCTGCAAGACACCTTGCGCTGCCCCATCTGTACCGGCGAGTCCATCAACGAAAGTTCCAACGACATCAGCCGCGAGATGCGGGCCGAGGTAGAGCGGCTGGTGGCCCAGGGCCTGAGCGACCGCGAGGTGTACGACTATTTCGCGGCTCGCTACGGTCAGTTAGTGCTGCTGGACCCACCCAAGCAGGGAGCCAACCTGGTGCTGTGGGCCGGACCGCTGCTGGCGCTGGGCGCGGGCGGCTGGTGGCTGCTGCGGACGCTGCTGGGCCACCCGCAACCTGCCCCGGCCACCGCTCAGGACACCTGGACCGAGGAAGACCCGGACCTGCAACCGTATCTGGCTCAGGTGCAGCGAGAAGCGCGGCCGCCCACCCGGACGGACTGGCGCGATAAAGGCGGTCCGGCATGA
- a CDS encoding TlpA family protein disulfide reductase, producing MTRPAPHDPADLQPTSPSGPAWKKWLPPLLAFGLVAALGTALFSPTRNETAGGPLVDKAAPDFRLTSLDGTPVSLSDFRGRPVVLNFWASWCGPCREEAPLFRELSERQGAGGLAVVGILFEEKNEQNARDFIREYALAYPNLRDQNLNTAIDYGVGAIPETFFIDKDGVIRYKDKGGLDRARLNAGLKTIGVEPL from the coding sequence ATGACCCGACCCGCCCCTCATGACCCCGCTGACCTGCAGCCCACGTCCCCTTCCGGCCCCGCCTGGAAAAAGTGGCTGCCTCCCCTGCTGGCTTTCGGCCTGGTGGCTGCACTGGGCACAGCGCTTTTCTCGCCCACCCGCAACGAGACAGCCGGCGGACCGCTGGTCGACAAGGCCGCGCCCGACTTCCGCCTGACCAGCCTGGACGGCACCCCGGTCAGCCTGAGCGACTTCCGGGGCCGCCCCGTGGTACTGAACTTCTGGGCGTCTTGGTGCGGGCCGTGCCGGGAAGAAGCGCCGCTCTTCCGCGAACTGAGTGAGAGGCAGGGCGCGGGCGGACTGGCCGTGGTGGGGATTTTGTTCGAAGAGAAAAACGAGCAGAACGCCCGCGACTTTATCCGCGAGTATGCCCTGGCCTATCCCAACCTGCGTGACCAGAACCTGAACACCGCCATCGACTACGGTGTGGGGGCAATTCCCGAGACCTTCTTTATCGACAAAGACGGCGTGATTCGCTACAAGGACAAGGGCGGACTGGACCGGGCACGGCTGAACGCAGGCCTCAAGACCATCGGCGTGGAGCCGCTGTGA
- a CDS encoding heme lyase CcmF/NrfE family subunit, with translation MDLLSWYALSFSQSPLALLGQLSLLLALLFGLGGLWQAVVGGRSGDPRAAESASRATVAVFGFVTVSIGALLAAMVGSDFSVRYVAEHSMSTSPLWIRITGLWGALEGSIMLWLWLLALYAVILTRTARRDALRPWVLGTMLFNLLFFLGVCATIASPFTPLATIPTEGAGPNPALQNHWMMAVHPVLLYLGFVGLAVPFAYAVAALITGRLSEHWVSTVRRWTLVAWGFLTLGIVSGGWWSYETLGWGGYWAWDPVENASFIPWLLATAFLHSIQIQERRGLMKGWNVWLVVLAYASTVLGTFLNRSGIVQSVHAFAGGPVGGVFFGFLALLLLGGIALAAWRAPRLRDQGELPGIVSREGAFLAGNWLFLVFAFMVLLGTLFPTLIEATQGHRDTSVGAPFYNAFAVPLSLGLLLLMGIGPLLPWRRTEGTSFWRALRPLLTAGGVGALLALALGVRHPGVLATLALAAYNLVGLGLLTARHFQERRAAGLGSSLAGLIGSQPRRYGAYIAHIGLVMVALGIVFSTVYRQDQQTTLNLNQPQALLHEQLELTGTRSVQRSDGHSLIADIRIDGQPFEARMNFYQQAGSMAFPAPAVRYGFFGDTYLVVTAFDEKGQWASVRLVESPLIAWLWWGTAVMMLGTGISLLSPRRTRLPDGARPVGASPRPAPAPATD, from the coding sequence GTGGACCTGCTGAGCTGGTACGCCCTGAGCTTCTCGCAGAGTCCGCTGGCTTTGCTGGGCCAGCTTAGCCTGCTGCTGGCGCTGCTGTTTGGCCTGGGCGGGCTGTGGCAGGCCGTAGTGGGCGGGCGTAGCGGCGACCCCCGCGCCGCCGAGAGCGCCTCACGGGCCACGGTGGCTGTCTTCGGCTTTGTCACGGTGAGCATCGGCGCCCTGCTGGCCGCCATGGTCGGCAGCGATTTCAGCGTGCGCTACGTGGCCGAGCATTCCATGAGCACCAGCCCGCTGTGGATCCGGATTACCGGGCTGTGGGGGGCGCTGGAAGGCTCCATCATGCTGTGGCTGTGGCTGCTGGCCCTGTACGCGGTGATTCTGACCCGCACGGCCCGCCGCGACGCCCTGCGGCCCTGGGTCCTGGGCACCATGCTGTTCAACCTGCTGTTTTTCCTGGGGGTCTGCGCCACCATCGCCAGTCCCTTTACGCCGCTGGCGACCATCCCCACCGAAGGCGCCGGCCCCAACCCCGCCCTGCAGAACCACTGGATGATGGCGGTACACCCGGTACTGCTGTATCTGGGCTTCGTGGGCCTGGCGGTGCCGTTCGCCTACGCCGTGGCTGCACTGATTACCGGGCGGCTCTCGGAACACTGGGTCAGCACGGTGCGCCGCTGGACGCTGGTGGCCTGGGGCTTCCTGACCCTGGGCATCGTGTCGGGTGGCTGGTGGAGCTACGAAACGCTGGGCTGGGGCGGCTACTGGGCCTGGGACCCGGTGGAAAACGCTTCGTTCATTCCCTGGCTGCTGGCCACCGCCTTCCTGCATTCCATTCAGATTCAGGAGCGCCGGGGCCTGATGAAAGGCTGGAATGTCTGGCTGGTTGTCCTGGCCTACGCCAGCACGGTGCTGGGCACCTTCCTGAACCGCTCGGGCATCGTGCAGAGTGTGCACGCCTTTGCCGGTGGGCCGGTCGGGGGCGTCTTTTTCGGCTTCCTGGCCTTGCTGCTGCTGGGCGGCATCGCACTGGCCGCTTGGCGGGCGCCCCGCCTGCGCGACCAGGGCGAGCTGCCTGGCATCGTCAGCCGCGAGGGAGCCTTCCTGGCCGGCAACTGGCTGTTTCTGGTGTTCGCCTTTATGGTGCTGCTCGGCACCCTCTTCCCCACCCTGATTGAGGCCACCCAGGGCCACCGCGACACCTCGGTGGGCGCGCCCTTTTACAACGCGTTCGCTGTGCCGCTCAGCCTGGGCCTGCTGCTGCTGATGGGAATCGGGCCACTGCTGCCCTGGCGGCGTACCGAGGGGACTTCCTTTTGGCGGGCGCTGCGGCCCCTGCTCACGGCGGGCGGCGTGGGCGCACTGCTGGCGCTCGCGCTGGGGGTACGTCATCCCGGCGTGCTGGCCACGCTCGCGCTGGCGGCCTACAACCTGGTCGGTCTGGGCCTGCTCACCGCCCGGCACTTTCAGGAGCGCCGCGCCGCCGGCCTGGGCAGCAGCCTGGCCGGACTCATTGGCTCGCAGCCCCGGCGCTACGGGGCCTACATCGCCCACATCGGCCTGGTCATGGTGGCGCTGGGCATCGTGTTTTCCACGGTGTACCGCCAGGACCAGCAGACCACCCTGAACCTGAACCAGCCCCAGGCCCTGCTGCACGAGCAGCTGGAACTGACCGGCACCCGCAGCGTGCAGCGCAGCGACGGCCACTCGCTGATTGCAGATATCCGCATCGACGGTCAGCCGTTCGAGGCCCGCATGAACTTTTATCAGCAGGCCGGCAGCATGGCGTTCCCCGCACCAGCTGTACGCTACGGCTTTTTTGGCGACACCTACTTGGTCGTGACTGCCTTTGACGAAAAAGGGCAGTGGGCCAGTGTCCGCCTGGTAGAAAGCCCGCTGATTGCCTGGCTGTGGTGGGGCACCGCTGTCATGATGCTGGGCACCGGCATCTCGCTGCTCTCGCCGCGCCGCACCCGCCTGCCGGACGGGGCGCGCCCCGTGGGAGCATCGCCCCGTCCGGCTCCTGCGCCTGCCACCGACTGA